The Vibrio diazotrophicus DNA window GTAGCTTGGTTCGCTTTAGTCATGCTATCCACAACATCCGTTGCAAAAGTGGAAGTTGTCGTGGAAGTATTCATATCAGGAGAGCCTGGCTCTTCGCCACCACAGGCTGAAAGCAACAGTGATAAGGCCAGCGATGAGATAATTTTTTGCATGAGAAAGCAGTAACTTATAGGTGAGGAAATACACCGCTAGATTACCACTAATAAAACAGTAAACTCTAATGTACGTAGGCCGATTAAGCCAATACTGACAAACAATTAAGCCCTTCTTTCACCGACTTCGATCAGTGCTTCTTCAGAAGTTGCCAACGTTTCAATATCGTCTTGTTCAATAATACGGGTTTTCTTCCAGCTTCCACGCGCATACCAAGCCACAGCGACCAGCGCGACAAGTATGTTAGTGACAGCAAAAGACCACCAAATGCCTTTTTCAGCTAAGTAGGTATGTTTAGAAAGAATATACGCCAGAGGGAACTGGAACACCCACTGAGTGAGTAAAGACAGGATCATACTGTTGGTCATATTTCCCGAAGCACGAAACGCCGACATGATCGAAAGCTGAACACCAATGAAGCCCCAAGATAAACACATCACTTTAAGGAACTCGGCACCTTGTTCAACCACTAGTGGATTGTCGGGAATGAAAAATCTCACCACGTTTGGTGCTAATAAATACGCAAACACACCGAAAACCGTCAACATGACAAAGCTCCAAACTGAGCCAATAACGGTAATTTTCGCTGCACGATCAACACGGTTTGCACCTAAATTTTGTCCAACAAGAGTAGACACCGCCATCGCTAATCCCATCGCAGGGATCGTGATCAACTGAAGGATATTCGAACCCACTCCATACGAGGCTATCGTTACCGTTCCGAAACTCGCTACTAAAAATGACATAGTAATAAGCCCCAGAGCCCGTGCTGAAAGCTCTACCGAACCCGGAGCACCTAAAAAGAAAGCGCGTTTGATGTAGGTCCAGTCAGGCGATAAATCTCGCCATGTTAAGTGAATGCCGTGTTTGCCTTTGGAAAGAATATAAAAACCAGTGAGAGCAGCAAGAGCTTGAGTGACAAGCGTTGCCAGTGCAGCGCCGGATACACCTAAACCATCGAAGCTGCCGATACCAAAAATAAACAATGGATCTAACACGAAGTTAAGCAGAACCGTACCAAGCACGATATAAAGCGGTACTTTGACTTGCCCAATGCCTCGCATCAACGCTTGAAACATGTTGTAGACAAAGACAAAAATCACACTAACAAATGAGATGCGCATAAAGCTGAGAGCATTGGTGTATACCGCTTCTTCAACACCCAATAACTTCAAGAAGTAAGGTGAAAGCAGATAGCCCAAAAAACCCAAGACAACGGAGGTGATAAACACCATCAACATGGTTTGCCCCGCAACATGATTTACCTTGTCGTACTGCCTTGCTCCCATGTATTGAGCAGTCAGAGTCGCGCCAGCCATTGCAAGCCCGGCACCTAAAGCAATCACAAGGAAAGTTACTGGCATACTCACTGAAACGGCAGCCACTTCGTTAGCGCCCAAACGACCAACCCAGAAAGCATCCGTCAGTTGATATGCTGACTGTAAAAGTTGACCGAAAACAATGGGAATGGCGAGTGACAAAAGCGCTTTATTGATAGGACCTTCAACAAACTGTTGTGTTTTTGCCATGCTAACGCCTCTATTTCTTCAATTCATGTCACGTTTATCATAGCTCGACATTTAGGCAAAAAAGACAGATTAACGAAAAGAATGAAAACTTTTTAGTAATGCTAGGAATTGAAAATTAAGGGGATTTGGTACTAGATAGGTCAAAATTGAAATCCGGAGACTGAAAATCAATTTTAAGGAATCGCGATGGCATTCAAACTAAAATCATATAAATGTTTTAGCAATAGAATTCCATCCAACTTACGCGGCAAATTTAAGAAGCAGTAATAATGTGCAAATTTAAAGATTGAACAATTTTTCTTGTTCTCTTTCTAACAAAATATCTTCAATTTTTCTTCTTGTATCATTCAACGATGGTTTTTTATCAACAATTGATTCTTCTTGAATTTTTTTCTTAGTTTTCGTCTTAGTTTGTTTGCTTTTTTTCATGCTTCTTCTTGCTCATCAATAATTAGTGAACTAAAAAAGTTCCTAATTGGTGCCCTTGGCTAGAAAATATTTCACCTTCATTTGTTGTTTCACAAAATGAAAAGTGAAGATCATCTTCGAATGTTTGGAGCTTAATTAAAGTGTGTCTCTTTAACACATCGCTATTGAGCTGATGAATCTTGGCAGACCACTGTACATTTTCTTGGTGCAAGTGAAAATCTATTTTAAACAAACGGATATGCATCCTTAGCGGATTTTTTATCGCGCTTGCTATGGTACCAGTAAAGCTGGCGACTTGTTCTTCTAGTCATAAAATACTTCAGATAGTGGAATAAAAAAAATAGGAAGGGATCTTTGGGAAAGAAATAGGAGGTGATGGCGACACCTCCTACTTTAAAACTTATAGTGGTGATACGTTAGCAGCTTGAGGGCCTTTGTTGCCTTTCTCAATT harbors:
- a CDS encoding MATE family efflux transporter, encoding MAKTQQFVEGPINKALLSLAIPIVFGQLLQSAYQLTDAFWVGRLGANEVAAVSVSMPVTFLVIALGAGLAMAGATLTAQYMGARQYDKVNHVAGQTMLMVFITSVVLGFLGYLLSPYFLKLLGVEEAVYTNALSFMRISFVSVIFVFVYNMFQALMRGIGQVKVPLYIVLGTVLLNFVLDPLFIFGIGSFDGLGVSGAALATLVTQALAALTGFYILSKGKHGIHLTWRDLSPDWTYIKRAFFLGAPGSVELSARALGLITMSFLVASFGTVTIASYGVGSNILQLITIPAMGLAMAVSTLVGQNLGANRVDRAAKITVIGSVWSFVMLTVFGVFAYLLAPNVVRFFIPDNPLVVEQGAEFLKVMCLSWGFIGVQLSIMSAFRASGNMTNSMILSLLTQWVFQFPLAYILSKHTYLAEKGIWWSFAVTNILVALVAVAWYARGSWKKTRIIEQDDIETLATSEEALIEVGERRA